Part of the Brassica oleracea var. oleracea cultivar TO1000 chromosome C8, BOL, whole genome shotgun sequence genome is shown below.
AATCCCTCAGTTCTCGCTATCCGCAAGCAAACTACTGAAACCCATTTCACCAACAAAGACTAAGATACGTCAGCGAAAAGGCAATCTCTCCAAGAAAGCGATCAGGCATCTAGTGGAGAAGCAGAATCATATGGATCAAGGTCTTGGATTTGATCTCTTCTCAGTTCTTGAGCCTGGCGCCACAGGCAGCTTTCTCTCAACTCCAACGGAGAAAGGGAAAAGTCTTCCGAGGATCATTGAAAGTCCAATGCCTGGCTCTAGTAAAGATCAAGCAAATCTCGTTAGTCCTCCAGTGCTGAAACAGGTTAAAAACAAGGCGTTGCATGAGAAGTACATTGATCATCTTCATGTGAGGGAAGCTAAAAGAAAAGCAGAGTATAGACGGCTGGTTGGGAAAGAGAACGTTAGACCTATGGATAATCAGACGAACGTGAGAGCAGCTAAAGATGCTCTTTTCTTTGATGTACAAGATGCAATGCAGAAGCTTAAGGGGTTAGAGACTGAGTACTCATCTAGTTCAGAAGAGTTCTGCTATGGTCTTGGTGAAACTGACGAAGAAGATGAATCAATCTAATCTCTAATCAGGTAGCTTTATTGTATAAGAGGATAGAGGTTAAGAGTAAGTCATTACTGTGTGAATCTTAGTCTTGTAACCATGAGAGTGTAGCTGTTTGTGTGAACTCAGTTGAGTCAGATGTTGTACAGACAACCTAAGTTGATTCTCTTTTAATATGAAGTTCAGATTCTGATTCGTTTTTTTTGTTTGCTTATAAAGTTTTACATCAATTGATTAGAGGAAAATAAGTAGAAACATTTAACATTAAGAAAAGTAGTAATTTACACAAAAGACTTTCCTCCGTGAGTTGAAATTGTAGTTTACCCTCCTAATCAAAAGCTTCTAAGATCTTAAAATTTAGTTTCCTTCCTTAAGTACGATCTATCTTGAAATCTCCTGACATTCAAATAGTTATAGTTTATATGTTTATCTAGATTCTGATTCGTATCAGTCTCCAGAAGAGTAGCCAATCCGCTCAATCTCCCAGCAAAGCTTTGACGCAACACTTTCATGGCAAGGCGAATATTCCTGCAAACGGACAACAACAACAACAACACAGTTTATATGTTTCAAGGTTACATAAACTCGACTTTGAATAAAGAGGGAAGAGTGATAAGATATCAGTATGCAGCAGAGACGGATGCAGCAGAGACCAAAGGGGATGAGACTAATCGTTAATGATAATCATGCAGTGAACCCAAACAACAACCATTCTAGAAATCAAATCAAAGAGAGTAAAGTTTCCATCTTTCTACCATCAATAAGCAAGATACCATTATCAAGAAAACAAGCACAACCTAAACAGTTCAAAGCTCCCAACTTTAAGAACACAATAGCAAAGAACATCATCACCAACCAAACAAAGCATTTCCGCAAAAGCTAAGCTTTCAATCGCAAAATGATAAACCATTTCAACGGAGATAATAATAATAATAATCCAAAACGCGAGTCATTGTAATTGAAAACAAGAAAGCATCTAACGATAAGATAAAACAAGAAAGACAACATCTTTTCTTTGATCCTTACTTAGTTCTCAGGGATGTCAATCTCACCCTCCTGAATCTCCTGCTGGAGATCCTTGGGGTCCTTCCCATCAACAGTACACCCAACAGACACACACGTCCCGAGAATCTCCCTCACGGTCCCACTCAGCTCCTTGGCAATCGATCTCGGCCTCATGATCCTCGCGATCTCAACCACATCGTCAAACGAAATGTTCCCGTTGTGCTTGATGTTCTTCACCTTCTTACGGTCCCTCTCCGGCTCCTTCAACGCCTTGATGACGAGCGCCGCGGCGGACGGAACCACCGTGACTTTCGCCTGACGGTTCTGAACCGTTAGCTTGACGGTGACGCGGAGGCCTTTCCACTCCTTGGCGGTCTCCTTGGCGATGTCTTCTCCGATCTTCTTCGGGGCGAGACCGAGGGGTCCGATCTTGGGGGCGAGGGAGCTCGCGGCTCCGACTTCGCCGCCGGTGACGCGGACGTAGACGTCGACGATCTGGCTGGGGTCCAACTTCGGCGGCATTGTTGTTTGTTGTTAGGTTTTGGTGTGGAATGAGAGAGTGTGAGGGGGCGCACAAAGGCAAATGGAATTTTTAGGGTTTTGATTCTGAATAAATGTGATTGAAACCTAGGGCTTTTATATTTGTTGAATTACGAGTTTGTCCTTCTCGTATAACGGCCCACCCGGCCCAATAATATATGGGGTTTTAAGAAATTCATAAATGCATAGCATTTTTAGAATCACTTGGGTTTGGATCAAATTCGATGAATGTTGGGAATTTTAGGTTGACACCGTAGTTTGGAGCCTTGGAGGATTGTTGGGCAATGGTCATGCTTAATATAACACAATTTTGTCATAAAATAAGATTTTTTTTTTTATTATAAGAACTAGGTAAGGGATAGCATGATAGTCAAAAAAAGTTGTTTCAACATTTGCAAGAAAATACTTTTTTATGATGATATAAAGTTTCGGAAAAAAATAAGAATTAGTTTCTTATTTGTAGCTTACAAGTTCAACTCATTTGGCTTGTAGGGCATTTCTAATTCATTCTATTTCCCACTCAAAGTTCTGTATTGGAAAAAATTCTTTAACTTCATTCCATTTTCCATTCATTCGGAGTAAAACAAAAATAAAATAATTTTATTTTTGGTTACTACTCTGTATTTTGCTCTAACTTGGAGTAGAAATATAGTGAAACTTAATTCTATTTTACTCACTCAATTTTAGAAGATGAATAAATAGATCAGAAGTGTTCTTAATTATTGAAACTGGACTGTGGTTTTCTGTTGGACAGTCTTAATAGGTTTATGTTTATGGTTTAAAAGTTTGTCATCATCCTCCATAAACAGTTAGGTCCAGTCCAGTAACATATGGGCTTTGTAACTTTACTCAAAACTTTAGATTTCATCAGCGGCTTTGAATTTAAAAAATAGCTAAACCAAAACAAGTGTCACTCACTAGTCGCCACCACTTCCCGATAATGAAATTCGAAAGCAGAATCTAACAGATGGATGATAATCTCTGATTCTCCAAGCAACCATTTGGGAGAAAAATCAACTTCCGTTGGCGAGATTAAGGTGTTGAAGCAGCAAAGTTTCTCCTTTTTTTTCTTTATTCGGATTCTCGACGAGTCCAGGCGTTGTAGGGTTTTACGAATCTCCGATTATCGCTCCTCCGCTTACTTCCTTCTTCTCCAATTCGCGCCTCTTTGATCCGTCAGCTCCGTTGAAAAATGTCGAGAAAGAAATCCCCCGTCGTCTCGCCGCAACCCGCTACATGTGTTCTTCGCCGATCCGCGAGGCTTGTCTCTCTGCGTAGTGAAGGAAAACCCACGAAAGATCTGAGCTTTGGCTCTGAACCACCACCGAGGAGAATCCGCCGCGAACTCGGACCAGAAGCCAAGAAATCCCCAGGATCGCTGAGGCGGTCGCTTAGGGTTTCGAAAAGAGGGGTTTCCGACGCCGGCAAAGAAAAGTCTCCACCTTTTAGTTCCGCGAAGCCTGCATCTACCCCATCCTCTGGCTCTTATACTCTGAGACGCTCTCCTAGATTCTCTAGTGAAGGAGGAGGAAGTTCTCTGTATCATCTTCGATCAGGTAACAGTGTTTTGAGTAGTTGTAATAGTACCAAATCAAGTGGAGGTGATGGTGTCAGATCTAGTAGAAGCCGTCCACGTTCAAAGACTAAGCAGATACTTAGAGATTCTGAAGAAGAAGAAGATGTTAGCGTTCGTCTTAGTGAAGGGAAAGCAAATGGTGTGAGATCTAAGGACATAAGTAGAAGCCGTCCTTGTCCAAATACTAAGCAGATATGTATTGATTGTGATTGTTATGATGAGGATGAAGAAGAAGAAGTTAGTCCCTGCCTTAATGAGGTTAAAAGGAGGAAACTTGCAAAGGAAAACGAACCGCCAAAAGCTGATGAAGGGAAGAGAATAGACAAGGAAGAAGGATTTAAGACAAAGAACGAGAGAGGATGGACAGATGAGCTAGAGTTAGCTTTACAGGGAGCTTATCTGACAGTGAAGCCAAGTCCTAACTTCTGGAAAAAGGTTTCTAAGATGGTCCCTGGAAAATCTGCTCAGGAGTGTTTCGACAGAGTCAACGCAGATCTCATCACTCCGCGTCAAACTCAGCCTAGGTCAAGAGCCAGGATGTCGAACCTATCACCAATCCCTCAGTTCTCGCTATCCGCAAGCAAACTACTGAAACCCATTTCACCAACAAAGACTAAGATACGTCAGCGAAAAGGCAATCTCTCCAAGAAAGCGATCAGGCATCTAGTGGAGAAGCAGAATCATATGGATCAAGGTCTTGGATTTGATCTCTTCTCAGTTCTTGAGCCTGGCGCCACAGGCAGCTTTCTCTCAACTCCAACGGAGAAAGGGAAAAGTCTTCCGAGGATCATTGAAAGTCCAATGCCTGGCTCTAGTAAAGATCAAGCAAATCTCGTTAGTCCTCCAGTGCTGAAACAGGTTAAAAACAAGGCGTTGCATGAGAAGTACATTGATCATCTTCATGTGAGGGAAGCTAAAAGAAAAGCAGAGTATAGACGGCTGGTTGGGAAAGAGAACGTTAGACCTATGGATAATCAGACGAACGTGAGAGCAGCTAAAGATGCTCTTTTCTTTGATGTACAAGATGCAATGCAGAAGCTTAAGGGGTTAGAGACTGAGTACTCATCTAGTTCAGAAGAGTTCTGCTATGGTCTTGGTGAAACTGACGAAGAAGATGAATCAATCTAATCTCTAATCAGGTAGCTTTATTGTATAAGAGGATAGAGGTTAAGAGTAAGTCATTACTGTGTGAATCTTAGTCTTGTAACCATGAGAGTGTAGCTGTTTGTGTGAACTCAGTTGAGTCAGATGTTGTACAGACAACCTAAGTTGATTCTCTTTTAATATGAAGTTCAGATTCTGATTCGTTTTTTTTGTTTGCTTATAAAGTTTTACATCAATTGATTAGAGGAAAATAAGTAGAAACATTTAACATTAAGAAAAGTAGTAATTTACACAAAAGACTTTCCTCCGTGAGTTGAAATTGTAGTTTACCCTCCTAATCAAAAGCTTCTAAGATCTTAAAATTTAGTTTCCTTCCTTAAGTACGATCTATCTTGAAATCTCCTGACATTCAAATAGTTATAGTTTATATGTTTATCTAGATTCTGATTCGTATCAGTCTCCAGAAGAGTAGCCAATCCGCTCAATCTCCCAGCAAAGCTTTGACGCAACACTTTCATGGCAAGGCGAATATTCCTGCAAACGGACAACAACAACAACAACACAGTTTATATGTTTCTGATAAGATTTACTTATCTCTTTCGTATAAACTCTCAAGAACAAGGAAAAAGACAAATTTTATTGAATGAAACAAAGTTCTCAGAGACGTTAAAGGACTCTCTACTCCTACTACAACTTTGATCCACCAAGATGATAAAGACAACAAACGACTCTCTACTTTTATAGACTCTACGGACCTCGTGAATGCCCACCAACGTTTGCGTTTGCCACTAGCGTTTGCGAGTCACGACAAGCACACCTCACGACAGGCCATGTGATGCAATATCTACATGATAACGACCCTTATTCCTTTCTCCTTATTATTCCTTAGCCAGCTGTCCTTCCCCTCACTCCCCTTTTGCTTGGCCTCTACGCCTGTAGTGAAAGAGGATCGGTGGTCGTTCTGCTTCGTACGTATCAGTTTCTTTCTTTTGGATGCATCAAAATTCCAGTTGACAAGTTACCTCAAGTTTCTTTACAAGCTCCTTAGCGGTAGGTGCAGAGATTATAATCTGGCGTGCGTTTGGACTGATGAATCCTTCTTCAACAGCTTTATCAATGAAGGAGAGCAAAGAGTTGTAGTATCCATCAACATTAAGCAAACCAACCTGCATCAAAACAATGACAATCAGCTCTTTGATGACTTTCTGTTTGTATCTTTAAGAGGATTATAATGATGGGTCTTTACCGGTTTGTCATGTATC
Proteins encoded:
- the LOC106311685 gene encoding 60S ribosomal protein L12-2-like codes for the protein MPPKLDPSQIVDVYVRVTGGEVGAASSLAPKIGPLGLAPKKIGEDIAKETAKEWKGLRVTVKLTVQNRQAKVTVVPSAAALVIKALKEPERDRKKVKNIKHNGNISFDDVVEIARIMRPRSIAKELSGTVREILGTCVSVGCTVDGKDPKDLQQEIQEGEIDIPEN
- the LOC106307140 gene encoding uncharacterized protein LOC106307140, whose protein sequence is MSRKKSPVVSPQPATCVLRRSARLVSLRSEGKPTKDLSFGSEPPPRRIRRELGPEAKKSPGSLRRSLRVSKRGVSDAGKEKSPPFSSAKPASTPSSGSYTLRRSPRFSSEGGGSSLYHLRSGNSVLSSCNSTKSSGGDGVRSSRSRPRSKTKQILRDSEEEEDVSVRLSEGKANGVRSKDISRSRPCPNTKQICIDCDCYDEDEEEEVSPCLNEVKRRKLAKENEPPKADEGKRIDKEEGFKTKNERGWTDELELALQGAYLTVKPSPNFWKKVSKMVPGKSAQECFDRVNADLITPRQTQPRSRARMSNLSPIPQFSLSASKLLKPISPTKTKIRQRKGNLSKKAIRHLVEKQNHMDQGLGFDLFSVLEPGATGSFLSTPTEKGKSLPRIIESPMPGSSKDQANLVSPPVLKQVKNKALHEKYIDHLHVREAKRKAEYRRLVGKENVRPMDNQTNVRAAKDALFFDVQDAMQKLKGLETEYSSSSEEFCYGLGETDEEDESI